CTTTCTTAAGGGGTCTGGGGTGAAAGCTATCCCATCCTTATAAGCTGTTCGTTGATGTTTTCTTTCGACTTTCTCCCTGCTGCTCATGCTCAgatagcacagtgctgctgtctgagagtgagctgttcaaaaggatatccctgtgtccgtccaggccctgtgtTGTACAGAGGACAGGGAGTTTGAAAGCCAGACTGTTTGCCCTAAAACCGTAACTCTGaacaccctaggggcaggctgctgtggaagtcacagttaaggggacagtctgctatggaggtcagtgttaaggggcagattgctgtagaggccactgttaagggggcggggtgttgtgcaaattactgttaaggagacagggtattgtggaggtcactaataaaggggcagactgctgtggaggtcactgttatagggagaagaatgctgtggaggtcactgttaaaagggcgggtgcagtggaggtccctgttaagggggcagggaacggtggaggtaacagttaaggggatggtctgctacggaggtcagtgttaaggggcagggtgctgtagaggtcacatattaagggaacggagctctgtggaggtcactgttaacggggcgtgttattgtggaaatcaccgttaaggagacagggtactgtggaggtcactaataaagggacggctgctgtggagatcactgttaatggggagggcgctgtggatgttacggttatagtggatactgttgatagcTTTTAACAACACAAACATTGATAAAtgaaaattaaatagatgaaatagtcctgtgcgaagccaggtccttctgctaattataatatatatatatatatatatatatatatatatatattacacacacacacacacacccactaAACATTTTGAAAGTGCTTAATTCATCTAACAGACGTCCTTTTGTCCTCCGTTGATTCTAGTATATCTGTTTTAGCTGTATGGAATAGTGCAGCAGGCTGTGCTACTCCATTTAGGTATACATCACAGGCTTCCATCTGAGGTAACTGTCGAGATTTTTTCCCAAAATATACCTCTTCCATAGGTTCTAGTTGTGGTGAGCTCAATTTTACCATGGTGCATTGCACAAGAGCAGTGTAGAGCacatatattttccttttgcATATCTTGACTACAGCACTAGTAAAGAAATTTACAAGACGTGTTTTAATAGATAGTTTTTTAATTTAAGTATGCAAAACATTTTTTCATATTTAAATTTCATATCGCTAAAacgatactgcaggtataaatTAAATAACACAAGAACAGAAAACACGTTATTTACAAGGGGTCCAACAACctcaattttttatattattttaagcagatatttttttaaaattaatctaGGGGAATAGTTTAAGGCCCTTTTATACTAATAACTAGGAACGGATGTTTGTAGAAAAGTCCACACCACAGATACAAGCCAACAAAAGAAAATGCTTGTTtgcctgctgatctgacattTTCTGCAGCcacaaaagaagaaaagaaaatcattttttggCAGCACATCTTCCCTCGACTTGTTATATCATCAGTCGGTCGTGTAAAAGAATCCTTCGTAGATTAACAGAAACTGATAACACCAGCACCTGCTTCTAAGGTTCATTCGATGAAGGGATCAGCTTCATCAACATCAAAAAGCAAAAAGCAGAACATATTTCACAGCATAGTCGGTATCAAGGAATGCAAAATACAGATTTGGTccttgtgcattctgcaatttttgTGGGACAcgctaaaaacaaaacaaaaaaacacaacaacccTATTCTAGTCTGcacaatggacaagaataggatagatTCTATAATTTGCGCCCTGGCCTCACAGATGAGGACGGCAAACTGATGACACATGCGATCtgtaaaaatgcggatcagacaaggacccaaaatacggttgtgtgcataacaCCATAATGAGCTCCTCACTCCTGAAAAATTATGGGTCCAACATACTAttcttgcacaggggccctctatCTGTGTCGGCCCCTGGTTTACCCCATGGTCCAGACTGGTTCCTCAAACAAGAAAGATCTCAAAACTGTTCATGGCAGTCTGAAATTGCCAAATGACATGAGGTTGTCTACTGCAACCTGACAGCCAGCTTTATCATTGTTAAGGTGGGACAACAACCATATTCTGTCGGCAGAACATAATGTTATATGGGAACTCCCTAATATTAACACTCACGGTCATATATCATGCGTAATGTGTATTGGCCTAAAAATGACAAGTCTGCTAATGGTTGTAAAACTGTCTAAGCCCATATATTGATCTGAAGAACCAACTTAGTACAGGATGTCCTCTCTTGTCTAGAGACCTAGCAGGGCATAAAACTATTGATTTAAAATCAATTTGTGATCTCTATATTAAAGCAGAATAGCAGGGGTCAATGATGGAAACATACAAACTAAAATACTTCCATTACAAACACTATCGTTTGCATAGAGGATATTACACATGTTAAACTTTTCTGGAAAGAGGCACATGGGATAACATTTGGTGGCCCCACACCCCTTTGTCTTTCATGCTTTTTCATTCTGGAAGGCTTTTCCCTTTTAAACAATGGTGTCATACACTAGATACAGTATCTTAATAGTGTGCAATTGTATGGTATATAAAACAAGATAGATTACACTTTTTAAAAGGCAGATACAtcttttttttgcaacattttcagAGATCAATGAATTAGAAAACAGGCAGAAGTTCAATAAATTCTTCCATTTAGAAGTTTATGCACAGCAGTAACATCATGTAAACCTCTTCAGATCCAGCCGTTGAGAAACAGTAAGTCCTATAAGCAATCAAATGAAACCATTGAAGATTGTCAGCTCATCGGGGCAACAGTACTTTCATGCTGTCCTCCAAAGATGTCAGAGAAAAACCCCACCGCCAGACGAACATGTATCGGTATGAAGATATAAGAGCTGTAAATCACCATCGCAATTGTGGTCAATAGTACAGTGTTAAAAATGGTCTGCTCCCAGGGCTCCAGGACATAGCTGCATGTTATGAGGAGATATTGGTAGTACAGCCAGGAGAGGTATTCTTTAATATGCTTTACATCCATCTTTTATCAGCACGATTATAGTGGCAAAcctagaaaagaaaaagaaaccatTTTATACATTTCACGCAGAGGCATAATTTAAAGTTTCAGCATCAATGAGAAACCTGCAACCAGGGCCTCCACCTAACATTTACAATACTAATGTCTGATGTGATAGAAGTGCCTATGGGCTTCCTCAGGCACCAGGGCCTGAGTGTGATTACAACCCCATGCACTCCTTATAGCTACAACCCTACTCCATGTTAGACAAAAGCTGAATAGATATAGACAATATATACCAATATCATAAATGATTGTACCTGGAGCTTCAATCTGCCAGTGCCCAGGCCTATCACCATCTCTAGTAAGCAAATGCACTTGAGATGGTACATGTAACACTAGACAGTATCAATAAAGTTTTACTttcttccattaaaggggtttctgagacttaattactgatgacctgtcctcgggatagaaggaaaaaaaaaaatattaaccagTGTCTTTTCTTTTGCAAGTTTATTCCAGTCCACATGAAAACAGGCAACGTTGGAATAAACCGAAACGTTGCCTGTTTTTATGTTTGGACTGGAATAAATTTGCAAAAGAGAAGACGCTGGttactactgtatatattttattctttGCAGTTTAGAGTGAAGATGAGCCTGACCGCTGGTTATTCTGcatcattatatataatatatatatgtttgggACATTGGTGCTCTCTTCAAATATTCttttgtcctcaggataggtcatcagtatctgatcggtgggggtccgacaaccatCATCCTcggccgatcagctgtgtgagaagGCGCTGGTGGTCACAGTAGTGCCGTGGCctcctctcagcttttcctaggccagtgacaatgtattcatcggtcacgtggcctaggcgaagctcagctccatagaagtaaatggcgctgagcacgataccaagaacagccgctatacaatgcatGATGTTGTGCTTGTTAAGCAGGGAGAAGGCCactgcactcacaggagcacttgtgtcggacccccaccattcagagaccgatgacctatcctaaggataggtcatcagttgtaaaGTCTTGCAAAAAGTgtatgattagtgggggtccaactacTGGGACCACCCGCTGATCACTAAAaatggggaccctgctccttgttTGAACAGAGTGGTAGACACAGGTgttactgctgctccattcaactctatggggctgccagagtTAGCAGAGTACAAGTACCCCATAGAGCTTAATGGAACAGGAATGCACATACGTGACTGCTACTCCATTCTTATGGAGGTGCACAGGCCCCACTTCTTGCAATTGGCAGGGGCCTCCATCGTTTAGGGTCCGTTAGGCACTTATCCCCTATCACAGGGATCACAACCCTCCTGCACTGTAGGTATCTCCTAGCATGCACACTTGTTTGgttgcagtgatggccagttcgccgtgttcgcccacgaacacatgcgggctgccatcttaagtcacaagtccggcgatgcacaggtaagtctttacctgtgcctgcgccgcgagttggtctgaaacaaatgcgggcaccgggagcaggcagttccaagaacaggacttacctgtgcatcgctggacttgtgatttaagatggcaacccgcatgtgtttgcgggcgaacaTGGCGAACTGGTCATCACTGCTTGGTTGCTCTCAGAACTCGTATAGAAATTAatgtagcatgctgggagttgtagattcctaacagctggagtgtcagaggttgctgatcccagccctgtcttaatgggacaacccctttaaagatctaTATCACACAGGTACAACAGTTTATCATTGAAGAGACACAGTGGTATatgaagcattaaaggggttatctgggaatttatattgatgacctattgtcaacacccaggacccccgccgatcagcattCCTCTTCCTAGGAAATATGACGTCATCATATATTGGTTACATGTTctagttgcagctcagacccaattcaagtcagtggggctgagttgcaataccaagcacagttgctatacaatggtgtgcttggaaagctgctgggagcCGCTGTGCTCACTAGAGCTCTGATGGGCATGGTGGCTTTCTgaaatagctgattggcgggggtgccaggactcAGATCCCCGCCGATGTgacaatgatgacctatcctgagtataggtcatcatgcattcctggataacccctttaaccttgatGCAATGCTTCATGGAAAAAAGCATGTCAAACCGGAGACACACATCTTTTTACAGCATTGTTTCGTGGTTCTTGACTCTTATTTCTTGCCCCAATTTGCATACAATTCATAAATATCTGTCGGAGGATCATTGATCTTGCTGAATGATTTTAGATGGTAGATATATTGGAGCAAAATTACCACCATATTTATACCAGTTTTTTAATGTATGTAGATTGAGAAATACGTCATCTAGGATGGACACCCTATTTATGAAGCCTTTACATCAAATTGAGTGTGAAGAAGAATCAGTGACAGAACCATTTTAATGCTTTTATACTGTGATAGCAAATTTAACAGTAGGGCACAATCTGCTGCAGGCTGTATTGGGGGAGAGAACCGTACACAGTATGCATCGTTATTAAAAAGTTACCCCCCCATTGAACTATAGGGGTGGGGGGCAgtattaaaagggaacctgtcatcaactttatgctgacctcacagaGGGCAGTATGAAGTAGTGAccgaaatgctgatgtcagcggtgtgtcactcatgagctaaaagtaagtggttgccgagaaccagcatcataaagattgcagcccaggccttgagaagagtaaaatctacctgagaagagtcctggttattataatctcctgctctctcaccgatctgctgatgattggcagttctctcctagagacaaagggagaaaactaggtagaagtcaGGCATCAGTAGGtgggcaggaattcatgaataaccaggactcttctcaggtggccatgactcttttccaggcccagtctgcaatgtttgtgatgttggttctcggcaaccgcttacttttaacttataaatgacagacgctgaaatcaactcacctgtctctactttattctgccgttagtatgggcagcataaaggtgagGACAGGTTCCTTTCAAGAGGAGACATAGGAAAAAGGACATGCATACTCTAAATTATACTAGTAAGGCTACAGTCACACATTGACATTGTGGCGCAGAGCttttgtgagtttttttttccctctccagACTGGGCTCAGACTCATCAGAGACAGAACACATCCATTAGTGTCTCAGCCTGCTCTATGGCAAGGACAAACAGTTATTGCCACAGGAATTCTACTGAACAGTTAACAGGCTTTCCGACGCACTCAGGGCCAGGGCAATGCCAGCCAAGCATATTTCACAAACCACTAAAAGATTTCAGTGTCTACAGGTCATTTCCACTCCATCAAAATATAGTCTTTAGAGTGTACTATTGCTTCATAAAGCTGAATTGATACTCCAGGGTTTTAGCTGCCATGTTTAGTCCCTGACAAGTGATAAAATACTTCTAGGAGACTCTTGAGGGGTGATCGCTGATGTATCAGGCACAGCTGCTTGTATGGACAGGCCAGTGAGCTTAAGGAAACAATGAATGGGACAGAAGCATGCCACAGTGCTGATCGGCAGGTCACCAAATATTGGTGGCCTAACCAAAGGACAttactgttaaaaaaaacactctGGTCAAAAATGTCATCCCTTGGTACGTATATGTGTTCCTTAGTTTTACATTGTTCAGGCTTTTTGTTCCCTTTTATAGGTGCATCTCAAATTAGAATACCATCGAAaccttaatttatttcagtaattcaattcaaaaccGAAACTCATAGCTCATTGCACACAGAGTCatctatttcaagcctttatttttcttttagtgtTAATTataagctaatgaaaacccaaaagtcagtacaGTGTCTCAGAAATTTTGAATATTGTCAAACAGTTCAATATTAGTGACACTCTAATCAACACAAAAGACCTGCAAATGTATTCTAAGCCTTTAAAATAgtctctcagtctggttcagtagggtacacaatcatggggaagactgccgacttgacagttgtccagcaGACAGTCATTGACACATAGATGTAAAGATTTTGGTATTATACAACCAGACTTTCCGCTTTTGTTTCAATTGGAGAACTCACCAGAAAGGGGAAATATACACACAAAAACTTTCCCCAAGAGAAACATTGTGCAATTTCATTATCCACGTGCAGGTtgggactggcccacagggataAGGGGGAGTCCccgggtgggcccctgagcaaggtggacacctagtctcccaccccctgcacaagtagcacataacacagtagacttactgcactacatacatatattcaatgtacagcacctcaaccaggtTATGTACATATAAAACACTTGTTaggttattaaagaaactccccagtttattattcctATTATTCTTATCAGGccttaggctgaatgcacacggccgtgtgcaaacCATTTGTGGACGGATCCGGAtcggtctgacaaatgcattgaaattccccATTCTTCTCTCCGgtatcatccggaaaaacggatccggtatttattttttcaggatcCGGATACAGGATCTGGCatgaatacatttcaatggaaattaatgctggaccCGGtgttccggcaagtgttccggaattttgaccggagaaaatactgcagcatgctgcggtatttcctccggccaaataccgtaagagggactgaactgaggacatcctgatgcatactgaatggaatgctcttcattcagaatgcattaggataaaactgaagcatttttttttttaggacggaaataccagaaaagaataacactactgtgaaagtaccctcagaatataaaataaagggggtcatttatcaaactggtgtaaagaagaactggcttagttgcccatagcaaccaatcagattcttcctttcattttccaaatgagctgtccaaaatgaaaggtggaatctgattggttactagggGCAACtaaactttacaccagtttgataaaatgACCCCAAAGAGTCTACATGCTAGAATCCCCTGTGGAATCCAAAACCAAAGGGACCGCAGTATTCCAGAATGTGAAGAAGAGGAGAAATCTCTATATTACTTTCTCTCAGAAGCATCCAGCTCATTGGCCgcagcatatacactcacctaaagaattattaggaacacctgtcctatttctcattaatgtgattatctagtcaaccaatcacatggcagttgcttcaatgcatgtaggggtgtggtcctggtcaagacaatctcctgaactccaaactgaatgtcagaatgggaaagaaaggtcggctacaacagcagaagaccccaccgggtaccactcatctccactacaaataggaaaaagaggctacaatttgcacgagctcaccataATTGGActtttgaagactggaaaaatgttgcctgggctgatgagtctccatttctgttgagacattcggtagagtccgaatttggtgtaaacctaatgagaacatgtatccatcatgccttgttaccactgtgcaggttggtggtggtggtgtaatggtgtgggggatgttttctgggcccactttaggccccttagtgccaattggccatcgtttaaatgccatgggctacctgagcattgtttctgaccatgtccatcccttcatgaccaccatgtacccatcctctgatggctacttccagcaggataatgcaccatgtcacaaagctcgaatcatttcaaattggtttcttgaacatgacaatgagttcactgtactaaaatggcccccacagtcaccagatctcaacccaatagagcatctttgggatgtggtggaacgggagcttcgtgctctggatgtgcatccctcaaatctccatcaactgcaaaatgctatcctatcaatatgggccaacatttctaaagaatgctatcagcaccttgttgaatcaatgccacgtagaattaaggcctctttcacacttgcgttgtccggatccagcgtgtactccacttgccggaattacacgccagatccggaaaaacgcaagtgaactgaaagcattcaaaatgctttcagtgttactatggcagccaggacgctattaaagtcctggttgccatagtaggagcggggagcgggggggggtggtatacttaccgcccgtgcggctcccggggcgctccagaatgacgtcagagtgccccaatgCGCATGGataacgtgccatgcgatcacgtcatccatgcgcgtggggcgccctaacgtcactctggagcgccccaggagccgcacggacggtaagtatgctgctctcccgctccccactacactttaccatggctgccaggactttagcgtcccggcagccatggtaaccattgagaaaaagctaaacgtcggatccgtcaatgcgccgaaacgacgtttagcttaaggccggatccggatcaatgcctttcaatgggcattaattccggatccggccttgcggcaagtc
The genomic region above belongs to Bufo gargarizans isolate SCDJY-AF-19 chromosome 4, ASM1485885v1, whole genome shotgun sequence and contains:
- the SPTSSB gene encoding serine palmitoyltransferase small subunit B, with translation MDVKHIKEYLSWLYYQYLLITCSYVLEPWEQTIFNTVLLTTIAMVIYSSYIFIPIHVRLAVGFFSDIFGGQHESTVAPMS